A stretch of the Porifericola rhodea genome encodes the following:
- a CDS encoding T9SS type A sorting domain-containing protein — MHLLKLLIWTILFCAGVETSFAQTTYYSRSSGAWNDPSNWSVLSHIGPSAASTPGNSSTDIVIIASGHTIDFNANQPVNSITIASLTVGGTLTEGTLRFPFSDYDVAGESHDLNHNFELSVLGSLTVTAKGDIHLEEGGSGTPALSGAATGRIHQLNIGGALSILGNFELSSTDTTQRCDVKFTGAALQVLSGLASVHHLTIDGVGLSLTSDLNISGDLTLSSGLITANTFTVNFNGTEPQNMTGNFAFFNLRKSGGGSLTLIGTATVLGNLILSDGLIYTSDSDIITILGAGSVSGGSDSSYVVGPLVHRVSAGSLMTKVFPFGSGDVYRPITLRVNLFGIVEDLLYKGVLNEGPPPSRTLPIGINKVTDVRYYTISQLTLLEIPFLDSVIASVSIQYQEDDYVATPGDLRILKSDGAGNWLDVGSASNSSSPSGSFFNGLISSNNFNTFSDFALSSSSENNPLPVNFINCEVQAVYQGVDVRWQTASEQNNKSFTIERSADAKQFEDIYTLAGAGDSDTINTYHYLDSSPLKGQSFYRIRQTDYDGTFSYSKILSAHYFSNQALNVLFYPNPIDVQKSSLSIKGGDKDEVFLISIATLKGKVVHTHSVQADHSGSVKIQYKELSFLSKGVYMITISGKRKQLVRKIIVE; from the coding sequence ATGCATTTACTCAAACTATTAATTTGGACAATACTATTTTGCGCAGGTGTAGAAACTTCATTTGCACAGACCACCTACTACAGTAGATCTAGCGGGGCATGGAATGATCCTAGCAACTGGTCAGTGCTAAGTCATATTGGCCCCTCAGCAGCTTCAACACCCGGCAACAGCAGCACAGATATAGTTATCATTGCCAGCGGACACACCATAGACTTTAATGCAAACCAGCCTGTAAACAGTATCACTATCGCTTCACTTACTGTAGGAGGTACCCTAACAGAAGGCACATTACGCTTTCCTTTCTCTGACTACGATGTTGCGGGGGAATCCCATGACCTCAATCATAATTTTGAACTCAGCGTATTAGGTAGCCTAACTGTAACTGCAAAAGGAGATATACATCTGGAGGAAGGAGGTAGCGGTACACCTGCCTTATCTGGTGCAGCAACAGGCAGAATACATCAGCTAAATATAGGTGGCGCACTAAGCATACTTGGCAATTTTGAGCTTAGTAGTACTGATACTACCCAAAGGTGCGACGTCAAATTTACCGGGGCTGCTTTGCAGGTACTTAGCGGCCTGGCTTCTGTTCATCACCTTACTATTGATGGTGTAGGACTAAGCCTTACCAGTGATCTTAATATTTCAGGAGACCTGACATTAAGCAGTGGGTTGATTACTGCCAATACTTTTACAGTAAATTTCAATGGTACTGAGCCTCAGAATATGACAGGAAATTTTGCCTTTTTCAACCTACGCAAATCAGGTGGTGGTTCACTTACACTTATTGGTACGGCTACTGTACTAGGCAACCTTATCCTGAGCGATGGCCTTATTTATACTTCGGATAGTGATATTATTACAATACTGGGGGCTGGTTCAGTTAGTGGAGGGAGTGATAGCAGCTATGTAGTAGGCCCTTTGGTACATCGGGTAAGTGCCGGTAGTTTGATGACCAAAGTGTTTCCCTTTGGTAGCGGGGATGTTTATCGTCCTATCACACTCAGAGTAAACCTCTTTGGAATTGTAGAAGATTTATTGTACAAAGGGGTACTAAACGAAGGGCCTCCTCCAAGTCGTACCTTGCCTATTGGTATAAACAAAGTAACCGATGTGAGGTATTATACTATCTCTCAACTTACTTTGCTTGAAATTCCTTTTCTGGATAGTGTTATTGCCAGTGTTTCAATTCAATATCAGGAAGATGACTATGTGGCTACGCCTGGTGACCTGAGAATACTCAAAAGCGATGGTGCGGGCAATTGGCTGGATGTAGGTTCGGCGTCTAACTCTTCTTCTCCTTCGGGCTCTTTCTTTAATGGACTCATTAGCTCTAATAACTTCAATACTTTTAGTGATTTTGCGTTATCTTCAAGTTCAGAGAACAATCCTCTACCAGTCAATTTTATAAACTGTGAGGTTCAGGCTGTATACCAAGGTGTGGATGTACGATGGCAAACGGCTTCTGAGCAAAATAACAAATCGTTTACGATAGAAAGATCAGCAGACGCAAAACAGTTTGAGGATATTTATACATTAGCAGGAGCAGGTGATAGTGATACCATCAATACTTACCATTATCTGGATTCCAGCCCTTTAAAAGGACAGAGCTTTTACCGTATCCGCCAGACTGACTATGACGGTACGTTTTCGTATTCTAAAATTCTATCGGCTCACTATTTCTCAAATCAGGCTCTAAATGTGCTCTTTTACCCTAACCCTATAGATGTACAAAAGAGCAGCCTAAGTATTAAGGGAGGGGATAAAGATGAAGTTTTTCTTATCTCTATTGCTACGCTGAAAGGCAAAGTGGTTCATACCCACAGTGTACAGGCAGATCATTCTGGCAGTGTCAAAATTCAGTACAAGGAGCTTTCTTTTCTTTCCAAAGGAGTATATATGATTACCATTAGTGGCAAAAGGAAGCAACTAGTTCGGAAGATAATTGTAGAGTAG
- a CDS encoding porin, with the protein MKHRVTFFLTLLSIFASSTAAFAQGSDLYKGGIHIPVGQDSSKYIRIILLNQFWAKWTENNPGTVGADGELAEHSFDIGVRRARATVYSQISPRFLIFTQFGINNQTFINGGAPGQGPKKPQMFFHDAWTQYTVVPGVNPLTKETNVFSLDLGMGLHFWNGVSRFSNASVASFMTVDLPVYNFPNIERTDQFGRQYGIFAKGKAGPLDYRFHMNKPFVYSELNQVNEERAVNIPSDKVAWGGYVAYEFLEREGNLLPYRTETYVGSKKVFNLGAGFYHQPEASGILAANATLEKQDHTAWAVDAFLDYPFGVQGMAVTAYSVLYNYNYGTNYYRSVGIMNTASGQTAAPAGFDEAVSVDGFGNAEPLLGTGSIWMTQAGLLLPGDLIGSLGKLQPFARLESKNLDYLDDNVFQTDFGINWFIEGQNAKITLQYGTREVFIRQGSNIISDQRKGQWTLQTQIYI; encoded by the coding sequence ATGAAGCATCGCGTAACATTTTTTCTGACTTTACTATCAATTTTTGCCAGTAGTACTGCTGCTTTTGCTCAAGGTTCAGACCTTTACAAGGGAGGAATTCATATACCTGTCGGACAGGATAGTAGCAAATACATAAGAATAATATTGCTGAATCAGTTTTGGGCAAAGTGGACCGAAAATAATCCCGGAACAGTAGGAGCAGATGGAGAACTGGCAGAGCATAGTTTTGATATAGGGGTAAGAAGAGCGAGGGCTACAGTCTATTCTCAGATATCTCCCCGTTTTTTAATCTTCACTCAGTTTGGTATCAACAATCAGACATTTATTAATGGTGGTGCTCCTGGTCAGGGACCCAAAAAGCCGCAGATGTTTTTTCATGATGCCTGGACTCAGTACACTGTAGTACCTGGAGTTAACCCTTTAACAAAAGAAACTAATGTTTTTTCCCTTGACCTGGGGATGGGGTTACACTTTTGGAATGGGGTTTCGCGCTTTTCTAATGCCAGTGTCGCCAGTTTTATGACAGTAGACTTACCCGTATACAATTTTCCTAATATTGAAAGAACCGACCAGTTTGGAAGGCAGTATGGAATCTTTGCCAAAGGTAAGGCAGGCCCCCTGGATTACCGCTTTCATATGAATAAGCCTTTCGTTTACAGTGAGCTTAATCAGGTGAATGAGGAGCGTGCAGTCAACATACCATCAGATAAAGTTGCCTGGGGTGGTTATGTGGCCTATGAGTTTCTGGAGAGAGAAGGTAACCTTTTGCCTTACCGTACAGAAACCTACGTTGGCTCCAAAAAAGTATTTAACCTGGGAGCAGGATTTTATCATCAGCCTGAGGCCAGTGGTATACTGGCTGCCAATGCTACATTAGAAAAGCAGGATCATACAGCCTGGGCGGTAGACGCTTTTTTAGATTATCCTTTTGGAGTACAGGGAATGGCAGTTACTGCTTATTCTGTGCTTTATAACTATAATTACGGCACTAACTATTACCGTAGTGTAGGTATTATGAATACCGCAAGCGGACAAACTGCTGCTCCCGCTGGCTTTGATGAGGCAGTGTCGGTAGATGGCTTTGGTAATGCGGAGCCGCTGCTTGGTACGGGTAGCATATGGATGACACAGGCAGGCTTGTTACTTCCTGGCGACCTGATTGGCAGTTTGGGTAAGTTGCAACCTTTTGCTCGTCTGGAATCCAAAAATCTGGACTACCTGGATGATAATGTTTTTCAGACAGATTTTGGTATTAACTGGTTTATAGAAGGGCAAAACGCTAAGATTACGTTACAATACGGCACTCGCGAAGTGTTTATCAGGCAGGGGAGCAATATTATATCTGACCAGAGAAAAGGGCAATGGACGCTACAGACTCAAATCTATATTTAA
- a CDS encoding adenylyltransferase/cytidyltransferase family protein, giving the protein MFDSIKAKVLDAKELPAIREKYRDQKIVFCTGCYDILQSGHAVFFNQCKAFGDILVVGVGRDSTLRALKGPDRPVNPETNRVHLIAALQDVDFAVLNDTHIGEGKIDCKEVLSELRPDVYVLNDDDSGLVFKEELCNQLDIQIQLVKREVPPELSPTSTTDIINKINYAFKAPLRIDFAGGWADVPYIMKGKTGYVSNVAIMPFIEKRGSNYNFSGYPRGSGLSTSTAVKLLEMISNGNYNSKDKTISEIAEDLFTGENKDLNWAIGRQDQYAIVYGGFHCFECSDDYAKPLDIEVPKDTLEAFRKNLLLLHTGVSRNAQSAVEQVYQNYQSEEGKRALDVISDCGYRFVYALAEGDFMACANIMDENWEAQKQLARASTNENLDAMYTFAKQHGAYGGKICGAGGGGAFIFYCEDPTQLKLAMKKEFVDCFEIDFEFSYQDIKELNAL; this is encoded by the coding sequence ATGTTTGATAGTATCAAGGCCAAGGTGCTGGATGCGAAAGAGCTACCCGCAATACGTGAAAAGTACAGAGATCAGAAAATAGTTTTTTGTACCGGATGTTACGATATACTACAGTCGGGCCATGCGGTCTTCTTCAACCAGTGTAAAGCTTTTGGAGATATTTTAGTCGTAGGGGTAGGTAGAGACTCTACCCTTAGAGCTCTTAAAGGCCCGGACCGACCTGTTAACCCTGAAACCAATAGAGTTCACCTTATCGCGGCACTACAAGATGTAGATTTTGCTGTACTTAACGATACACATATTGGAGAGGGCAAAATAGACTGTAAAGAAGTACTCTCTGAACTGCGACCAGATGTATACGTCCTTAACGACGATGACTCAGGGCTGGTATTTAAAGAAGAACTGTGCAACCAACTGGATATTCAGATTCAGCTGGTTAAAAGAGAAGTACCGCCAGAATTATCGCCAACTTCTACGACAGATATCATTAATAAAATTAATTATGCGTTTAAAGCGCCCCTCCGTATAGACTTTGCCGGTGGTTGGGCCGATGTCCCCTACATTATGAAGGGGAAAACCGGCTATGTTTCTAATGTGGCTATTATGCCATTTATAGAAAAACGTGGAAGTAATTATAATTTCTCCGGCTACCCCCGTGGAAGTGGGCTAAGCACTTCTACAGCAGTTAAGCTGCTTGAAATGATAAGCAACGGCAACTACAACTCAAAGGATAAAACCATCAGTGAAATAGCCGAAGACCTTTTTACCGGAGAAAATAAAGATTTGAATTGGGCAATTGGGCGTCAGGATCAGTATGCTATTGTTTATGGTGGATTCCATTGCTTTGAGTGTAGTGATGACTATGCCAAGCCATTAGATATAGAAGTACCAAAAGATACGCTGGAAGCATTCAGAAAAAATTTGCTGCTACTACATACCGGAGTCTCTCGTAATGCTCAGTCTGCAGTAGAGCAGGTGTATCAAAATTATCAGTCAGAGGAGGGTAAACGTGCTCTGGATGTGATTTCTGATTGTGGATATCGCTTTGTGTACGCCCTGGCCGAAGGTGACTTTATGGCCTGTGCTAACATTATGGATGAAAACTGGGAGGCACAGAAGCAACTAGCCCGTGCCAGTACCAATGAGAACCTGGATGCTATGTACACCTTTGCCAAGCAGCATGGAGCCTATGGAGGTAAAATTTGTGGTGCAGGGGGAGGAGGTGCATTTATCTTCTATTGTGAAGACCCAACCCAGCTGAAGCTAGCCATGAAAAAAGAGTTTGTAGACTGTTTTGAAATAGATTTTGAGTTTTCTTATCAGGATATAAAAGAACTAAACGCACTCTAA
- a CDS encoding ATP-binding protein, producing MSTILYAYQKLQASILWGMKNVILDMSYLQEQIPHINEASFFILGTSYWHSLSTPLVTILILCLPAGLCLILSHERKWRKLHLFLLVFFVFAAINGFSFAPEPFLPEVSQTNPIIMTLTTLLFGLVALGIVGALLSKLSTHISDHKLKEVNGQLNIEIQERKKAEDSLKEHRENLEKLIQERTFELENTTKRLREEINEHKEAQNQINLQTSLLEQVNSAIIATDLHHNITYWNKCAERLFGWTSSQVLGKPAIEVLIRDEHRRTGKKFISKLSRKESWSGDFTIPHRLGKKIPVELSCSALLDSEGRKIGTTCVAIDVTNHVRSERKLQREKEKAVKQAHAKQNFLATMSHEIRTPLNVVIGMTRLLKDAEPTQQQQEYLKSLEFSANHLLTIINDILDLAKIDAGKIKLEKINFDVNSVIEGVRKAFSNRAQEKNIDLRVDLDENLPTQLLGDQVRLTQILNNLVSNALKFTNEGFITIRLRVMQAHKQSIKLLFEVSDSGIGIHEDKLGQIFENFTQAQEDTTRKYGGTGLGLTICKKLVDLQQGQISVKSKEGIGSTFSFELEYEIDQSAQTEETLQAIEKANYSLDNVQLLLVEDNHANRIVASNFLSRMGVKVYFAENGEQAVSIVQQKKFDIILMDLQMPIMNGYDATRAIRQLGEEYQQIPIIALTADVVSDVRKRVHSSGMDDYLSKPFKPEELNNAIAKNLKLSIEVPVASSKDEEDNVMTLCQILNDYSDDTEFVQTLLSSLRSSFQHLSQQIKETTEKRDTYTLRRIMHKLQPSIKMIENQELYQKLDMLKQVLTQDEINDTEIRLLLEDIKRTSNESVKYINTLHEKVVSSDAPA from the coding sequence ATGAGCACGATTTTATACGCCTATCAGAAGCTTCAGGCTTCTATACTATGGGGAATGAAGAATGTAATATTAGATATGAGTTATTTGCAGGAGCAAATACCTCATATCAACGAAGCCAGCTTCTTTATTTTAGGAACTTCATACTGGCACTCACTATCTACCCCCTTGGTTACTATTCTGATTTTATGCCTGCCTGCTGGCCTATGCCTTATATTATCCCATGAAAGAAAATGGAGAAAATTACATTTGTTTCTATTGGTTTTCTTCGTATTTGCCGCTATTAACGGATTCTCATTTGCCCCAGAACCTTTCCTGCCAGAAGTCTCTCAGACTAACCCTATCATCATGACGCTTACAACTTTACTATTTGGTTTGGTGGCCTTAGGCATAGTGGGCGCTTTGCTTAGTAAACTATCTACCCATATCTCTGATCATAAACTAAAAGAGGTAAACGGTCAGCTTAACATTGAAATTCAGGAAAGAAAGAAAGCTGAAGATAGTCTGAAAGAGCATCGGGAGAACCTGGAAAAACTGATACAAGAAAGAACATTTGAGCTGGAAAATACCACCAAGCGCTTAAGAGAAGAGATTAATGAACACAAAGAAGCTCAAAATCAGATTAACCTTCAGACTTCTCTGCTAGAGCAGGTAAACAGTGCTATTATCGCTACCGATCTGCATCATAACATTACTTACTGGAATAAATGTGCAGAACGCCTCTTTGGCTGGACCAGCAGCCAGGTATTAGGCAAGCCTGCTATTGAAGTACTCATTCGAGACGAGCACCGACGCACCGGAAAAAAGTTTATTAGTAAACTAAGTAGAAAAGAGTCCTGGTCTGGCGATTTTACTATTCCTCATCGGCTGGGTAAAAAAATTCCAGTAGAATTGAGCTGCTCCGCTCTGCTGGATAGCGAAGGCAGAAAAATTGGTACTACCTGTGTAGCAATAGATGTAACCAACCACGTGAGGTCGGAACGCAAACTACAGAGAGAAAAGGAAAAGGCGGTTAAACAGGCTCATGCCAAACAGAACTTTCTGGCCACCATGAGCCACGAAATACGTACGCCACTTAATGTGGTAATTGGTATGACACGCCTACTTAAAGATGCTGAGCCCACTCAGCAGCAGCAGGAATACCTGAAGAGTCTGGAGTTTTCTGCCAACCACTTACTAACTATTATTAATGATATACTGGACCTGGCAAAAATTGATGCCGGTAAAATTAAGCTGGAGAAGATTAATTTTGATGTAAACAGCGTGATTGAAGGTGTCAGGAAAGCATTTTCTAATCGTGCTCAGGAAAAAAACATTGACCTGAGAGTAGATCTCGATGAGAACCTGCCCACTCAGCTTTTGGGAGATCAGGTACGACTTACTCAAATACTGAATAACCTGGTAAGCAATGCCCTTAAGTTTACCAACGAAGGCTTTATTACCATTCGGCTTAGAGTAATGCAAGCACATAAGCAATCTATCAAACTTCTATTTGAAGTGAGCGATAGCGGTATTGGTATTCATGAAGATAAACTGGGTCAGATCTTTGAAAACTTTACGCAGGCTCAGGAAGATACTACTCGTAAGTATGGAGGTACCGGCCTCGGGCTTACTATCTGCAAGAAACTGGTAGACTTACAACAGGGCCAGATTAGCGTAAAAAGTAAAGAAGGAATAGGCAGTACTTTTAGCTTTGAACTGGAATACGAGATAGACCAGTCGGCGCAAACAGAAGAGACTTTACAGGCTATTGAAAAAGCTAACTATTCTCTAGATAACGTACAGCTTCTGCTGGTAGAAGATAATCATGCCAACAGAATTGTAGCTTCTAATTTTCTTAGCCGCATGGGAGTCAAAGTTTATTTTGCGGAAAATGGAGAGCAGGCAGTAAGCATAGTGCAGCAAAAGAAATTTGATATCATTCTGATGGATTTACAGATGCCTATTATGAATGGCTATGATGCTACCAGAGCTATTAGGCAATTAGGTGAAGAGTATCAGCAAATTCCTATCATTGCTCTTACCGCAGATGTAGTATCAGATGTTCGCAAAAGGGTACACAGTTCTGGAATGGATGACTACCTCTCCAAGCCCTTTAAACCAGAAGAGCTTAATAATGCTATTGCTAAAAATCTTAAATTATCTATTGAAGTACCTGTAGCAAGCAGCAAAGATGAGGAGGATAATGTCATGACACTTTGTCAGATACTAAACGATTATAGCGACGATACAGAGTTTGTACAAACCCTTTTAAGCTCACTGAGAAGTAGCTTTCAGCATTTATCACAGCAAATTAAAGAAACGACAGAGAAAAGAGATACCTATACCCTTCGTAGAATAATGCACAAACTTCAGCCTTCTATTAAAATGATAGAAAACCAGGAGTTGTATCAAAAACTGGATATGCTTAAGCAGGTGCTTACGCAAGACGAGATTAACGATACAGAAATTCGCCTGCTGCTGGAAGATATTAAGCGTACCTCCAACGAATCGGTAAAATACATTAACACATTGCACGAAAAAGTTGTCAGTTCTGATGCTCCGGCCTAA
- a CDS encoding NUDIX hydrolase: MNYCSHCGSAQLNFSIPEGDNRARYVCQQCHTIHYQNPKLVVGCLPVFEDKILICKRAIEPRYGLWNLPAGYLENNETVEQGAIRETREEAHANVEIIRLHSIYNLPHINQVYLHFLARLKNHEFSCGSESLEVRLFTPEQIPWSQMAFSSSTFALKKYLENTTNHPGVHIGTFYPEDFHRKSPKR, translated from the coding sequence GTGAACTACTGTAGCCATTGTGGAAGCGCACAACTTAATTTCAGCATTCCTGAGGGTGATAATCGCGCGCGTTATGTCTGTCAGCAATGTCATACTATTCATTACCAAAACCCCAAATTAGTAGTAGGCTGCCTACCTGTGTTTGAAGACAAAATACTGATCTGCAAGCGTGCAATAGAGCCTAGATACGGTTTATGGAACCTGCCAGCAGGTTATCTGGAAAACAACGAGACGGTAGAGCAAGGCGCTATACGCGAGACCCGAGAAGAAGCCCATGCAAATGTTGAGATCATTCGTTTACACAGCATATACAATCTCCCCCACATAAATCAGGTGTATTTACATTTTTTGGCAAGGCTTAAAAATCATGAATTTTCTTGTGGTAGCGAAAGTCTGGAAGTAAGACTTTTTACCCCCGAACAAATTCCCTGGTCGCAAATGGCCTTTAGCTCCAGTACCTTTGCTCTTAAAAAATATTTAGAAAACACCACGAATCACCCAGGAGTACATATTGGTACATTTTATCCCGAAGATTTCCATAGAAAAAGCCCCAAAAGATAA
- the dnaK gene encoding molecular chaperone DnaK: MGKVIGIDLGTTNSCVAVMEGNEPVVIPNSEGGRTTPSVVAFLDNGNGERKVGSPAKRQAITNPHHTISSVKRFMGKKFSEVSDERKNVSYELDKGSNDTIRVKIGDRLYTPQELSAMILQKMKSTAEDYLGTTVSEAVVTVPAYFNDAERQATKEAGQIAGLNVKRIINEPTAAALAYGLDKKDKDITIAVYDLGGGTFDISILELGDGVFEVKSTNGDVHLGGDDFDGKIIDWLAEEFLKDEGIDLRKDPMALQRLKEAAEKAKIELSSSTSTEINLPYIMPVDGIPKHLVRTLSRAKFEQLIDDLVRRTMEPCKKALDDAGLSSSEIDEVILVGGSTRVPKIQEEVEKFFGKKPSKGVNPDEVVAVGAAIQGGVFSGDVKDVLLLDVTPLSLGIETMGGVSTKLIEANTTIPTKKSEVFSTASDNQPSVEIHVLQGERPMANQNRTIGRFHLDGIPPAPRGVPQIEVTFDIDANGILNVSAKDKGTGKEQKIRIEASSGLTEEEIDKMRKEAEANAESDKQEKEKIEKINSADSLIFQTEKQLKEFGEKLSEGNKKPIEDALAELKEAHSKQDLDAIDAAMNKLNSAWQNASQEMYQAAGADQAGAAGGAAGGPQADGGAADASADGDVSDVEYEEVDDKDKK, from the coding sequence ATGGGAAAAGTTATAGGAATAGACTTAGGAACAACAAACTCCTGCGTCGCTGTAATGGAGGGTAACGAGCCCGTTGTCATCCCGAACAGCGAAGGCGGAAGGACGACCCCATCTGTGGTCGCGTTTTTGGACAATGGTAATGGAGAGCGTAAGGTAGGTAGCCCTGCTAAAAGACAGGCAATTACCAACCCTCATCATACAATTAGTTCAGTAAAGAGATTTATGGGTAAAAAATTCTCTGAAGTATCAGATGAAAGAAAAAATGTCTCTTACGAACTGGATAAAGGAAGTAACGATACTATCCGAGTAAAAATAGGCGATCGCCTGTATACTCCTCAGGAGCTTTCTGCAATGATACTTCAAAAGATGAAGTCAACCGCTGAAGACTACCTTGGAACTACCGTAAGCGAAGCAGTAGTAACTGTACCAGCTTACTTTAACGACGCTGAACGTCAGGCTACTAAAGAAGCAGGTCAAATTGCTGGCCTTAACGTTAAAAGAATTATTAACGAGCCTACTGCCGCTGCACTGGCATACGGCCTGGATAAAAAAGATAAAGATATTACCATTGCGGTATATGACTTAGGTGGAGGTACTTTTGATATCTCTATTCTGGAGCTAGGTGATGGCGTATTTGAAGTAAAATCTACGAATGGTGATGTACACCTGGGTGGTGACGACTTTGATGGTAAAATCATTGACTGGTTAGCTGAAGAGTTTCTGAAAGACGAGGGCATAGATCTGAGAAAAGACCCTATGGCATTGCAGCGTTTGAAAGAAGCTGCCGAAAAAGCTAAAATTGAGTTGTCAAGCTCTACCAGCACAGAGATTAACCTACCCTACATTATGCCGGTAGATGGGATTCCAAAGCACCTGGTAAGAACACTAAGCCGCGCTAAATTTGAGCAGCTTATTGACGACCTGGTTCGCAGAACCATGGAGCCTTGCAAGAAAGCATTGGATGACGCAGGACTTTCTTCTTCTGAAATTGACGAAGTAATTTTAGTGGGTGGTTCTACCCGTGTCCCTAAAATTCAGGAAGAAGTTGAAAAATTCTTCGGCAAGAAGCCTTCTAAAGGTGTAAACCCTGATGAGGTAGTAGCCGTTGGTGCCGCTATCCAGGGTGGTGTATTCTCAGGAGATGTAAAAGACGTACTTCTTCTAGATGTTACCCCTCTTTCATTGGGTATTGAAACTATGGGTGGTGTATCTACAAAACTGATAGAAGCGAATACTACTATCCCTACTAAAAAATCTGAAGTATTCTCTACAGCTTCTGATAACCAGCCTTCTGTAGAAATTCACGTGCTGCAAGGTGAACGTCCTATGGCGAACCAGAACCGTACCATCGGTAGATTCCACCTTGACGGAATTCCACCAGCTCCCAGAGGTGTACCTCAGATTGAAGTAACTTTTGATATAGATGCGAACGGTATTCTGAACGTATCGGCCAAAGACAAAGGAACTGGTAAAGAGCAAAAGATTAGAATTGAGGCTTCTTCCGGACTTACTGAAGAAGAAATAGACAAGATGCGTAAAGAGGCTGAAGCTAATGCTGAGTCTGACAAGCAGGAAAAAGAAAAAATTGAGAAAATTAATTCTGCTGACTCGCTGATCTTCCAGACCGAAAAGCAGCTTAAAGAGTTTGGCGAAAAGCTTTCTGAAGGCAATAAGAAACCTATTGAAGACGCGCTTGCTGAACTTAAAGAAGCTCATAGCAAACAAGACCTTGATGCTATTGATGCTGCAATGAACAAGCTAAACAGCGCATGGCAAAATGCATCTCAGGAAATGTACCAGGCTGCTGGTGCTGACCAGGCAGGTGCCGCCGGTGGTGCAGCAGGAGGCCCACAGGCAGATGGTGGAGCCGCTGACGCAAGTGCCGATGGCGACGTATCTGATGTAGAGTACGAAGAAGTAGATGACAAAGACAAAAAATAA
- a CDS encoding carboxypeptidase-like regulatory domain-containing protein: MRYIYIVVLIFFCLPALVQAQEQKDETISLSGTIVDKDGAVVPFATISVAKTGKGVISDDEGFFFIKFPKKDTLVLSTVAHETQHLYFGDTATTDNYDLQIRLSEQTYALENVTIFAFKDEYAFKKAILEMDDLPNEKQGIHIPGSYYGPRKEVKANALNPVSFIAGRLNKRARYEREARQKIAEAKQSDALAKKYNRALVEKVTGLKEDTLDKFMMYCRMRDLFVEQPNEYQVILAINQCYKDFQREQTRN; the protein is encoded by the coding sequence ATGAGGTATATTTATATTGTGGTTTTGATCTTTTTTTGCCTGCCAGCTTTGGTACAGGCTCAGGAACAAAAAGATGAGACAATTAGCCTGTCAGGCACTATAGTAGATAAGGATGGAGCAGTAGTTCCTTTTGCTACTATTTCAGTAGCTAAAACTGGCAAGGGAGTTATCAGCGATGATGAAGGTTTCTTCTTTATTAAATTTCCTAAAAAAGATACCTTGGTACTTTCTACAGTAGCCCATGAGACCCAGCACCTTTATTTTGGCGATACTGCCACCACAGATAATTATGATCTGCAAATCCGTTTAAGCGAGCAGACGTATGCCCTGGAGAACGTTACCATTTTTGCTTTTAAAGACGAATACGCATTTAAAAAGGCGATCTTAGAAATGGACGATCTGCCTAACGAAAAGCAGGGTATCCATATACCAGGATCTTATTACGGGCCCAGAAAGGAAGTAAAAGCCAATGCGCTTAATCCTGTTTCGTTTATAGCCGGACGTTTAAATAAGCGAGCTCGTTACGAAAGAGAAGCCAGACAAAAAATTGCAGAAGCCAAGCAGAGCGATGCGCTTGCTAAAAAATACAATCGTGCTTTAGTAGAAAAAGTGACCGGGCTAAAAGAAGATACTTTGGATAAGTTTATGATGTACTGCCGTATGAGAGATTTGTTTGTTGAGCAGCCTAATGAGTATCAGGTAATTTTGGCTATCAACCAGTGCTATAAAGACTTTCAGAGAGAACAAACGAGAAATTAA